A window of the Microvirga terrae genome harbors these coding sequences:
- a CDS encoding glutamate--cysteine ligase codes for MARDVSDTTPIGARSELVEWIASGEKPREAWRLGTEHEKIPFYTADASPVPYEGSRGIRALLDGLQARTGWEPILENDRPIGLADETDGGAISLEPGGQFELSGAPLETLHDTARETAQHLADAKAVGEGLGLGFLTLGMSPLWTRAQTPVMPKARYRIMTDYMPKVGSLGLDMMYRTSTVQVNMDYASEADMVKKLRVSLALQPVAAAIFANSPFTDGKPNGYLSMRSAIWLDTDRDRTGMMAFAFEDGFGYERYVDWVLDVPMYFVKRDETYHDVAGSSFRDLFAGRHPRLPGERATRSDWANHVSTVFPEVRLKRYLEMRGADVGNLEHIVALSAFWTGLLYDETALDGAWELVKGWTAQERERLRAAVPTQALKARIAGRSVQDVARDALALARTGLQRRGYRDDSGRDETRHLAYADEIVASGRTQAERLLELYHGEWNGSVLPAFKECVF; via the coding sequence ATGGCGCGGGACGTATCCGATACGACCCCCATTGGTGCGCGGTCGGAGCTCGTGGAATGGATCGCCTCCGGCGAGAAGCCGCGCGAGGCCTGGCGGCTTGGCACCGAACACGAGAAGATTCCATTCTACACGGCCGATGCCTCGCCCGTTCCCTATGAGGGGAGCCGGGGAATCCGCGCGCTCCTGGACGGGTTGCAGGCGCGCACCGGCTGGGAGCCGATCCTGGAGAACGATCGCCCGATCGGCTTGGCCGACGAGACCGACGGCGGCGCGATCTCGCTCGAGCCGGGCGGGCAGTTCGAGCTGTCGGGAGCTCCGCTCGAGACCCTGCACGACACGGCCCGCGAGACGGCGCAACACCTCGCCGACGCGAAGGCGGTTGGCGAGGGCCTCGGCCTCGGCTTCCTGACCCTTGGGATGAGCCCGCTCTGGACCCGGGCCCAGACCCCCGTGATGCCGAAGGCGCGCTACCGCATCATGACGGACTACATGCCGAAGGTCGGCTCGCTCGGCCTCGACATGATGTACCGCACGTCCACCGTGCAGGTGAACATGGACTACGCGTCCGAGGCCGACATGGTGAAGAAGCTGCGCGTCTCGCTGGCGCTGCAGCCGGTCGCCGCGGCGATCTTCGCCAACTCGCCCTTCACGGACGGCAAGCCCAACGGCTACCTGTCCATGCGCTCCGCCATCTGGCTCGACACCGACCGCGACCGGACCGGCATGATGGCCTTCGCGTTCGAGGACGGCTTCGGCTACGAGCGCTATGTGGACTGGGTGCTCGACGTGCCGATGTATTTCGTCAAGCGCGACGAGACCTATCACGACGTGGCGGGCTCGTCCTTCCGTGACCTCTTCGCGGGCCGGCATCCTCGACTGCCCGGCGAGCGCGCGACGCGCTCCGACTGGGCCAATCACGTGTCCACCGTGTTTCCGGAGGTGCGCCTCAAACGCTACCTCGAGATGCGCGGCGCCGACGTGGGCAACCTCGAGCACATCGTGGCCCTGTCGGCGTTCTGGACCGGTCTCCTCTACGACGAGACCGCCCTCGACGGGGCCTGGGAGCTGGTGAAGGGCTGGACCGCCCAGGAGCGCGAGCGGCTGCGCGCCGCCGTGCCGACGCAGGCCCTCAAGGCCCGCATCGCCGGCCGCTCCGTGCAGGACGTCGCCCGCGACGCCCTCGCGCTCGCACGCACCGGCCTCCAGCGCCGCGGCTACCGGGATGATTCCGGCCGTGACGAGACCCGCCATCTCGCCTATGCGGACGAGATCGTCGCCTCCGGCCGCACCCAGGCCGAGCGCCTGCTGGAGCTTTACCATGGGGAATGGAACGGCTCGGTCCTGCCGGCCTTCAAGGAATGCGTGTTCTAG